The proteins below come from a single Afipia felis ATCC 53690 genomic window:
- a CDS encoding MFS transporter, whose amino-acid sequence MADKALLKRVVLASLIGATVEWYDFFLYGVVAGIVFNQLYFPSGDPVISTMLAYTTFAVGFVTRPLGGVIFGHFGDRIGRKSMLVLTLMIMGVATFLIGLVPTYAQIGIWAPIALLVLRVLQGIGLGGEWGGAVLMTYEYASPEKRGLYASLPQIGLSIGLCLASGVVALLSYSLTNEQFLAWGWRVAFILSFVLVLVGLYIRLNIMETPEFAKIKESRKEVQIPFATMIQEYPKEIVAGMGARYIDGVFFNIFGVYSIAFLTSQLKIPRTEALLGVCAAALIMCAFIPYFGHVSDRVGRTKTYAWGSLITGLSALPAFYIWMTHPDQVVFVWAALIVPFGILYASIYGPEAALFCDLFGPQVRYTGISFVYQFSGIFASGLTPIIATYLVQRYAGNAGWAIAWYCVFAGTISALSAIWISRLARKRIEAGGTAPAALVA is encoded by the coding sequence ATGGCAGATAAGGCACTTTTAAAACGCGTCGTTCTCGCATCTCTGATAGGGGCGACCGTCGAATGGTATGACTTCTTTCTCTACGGTGTCGTTGCCGGCATCGTTTTCAATCAGCTTTACTTCCCGTCCGGCGACCCGGTGATCTCAACGATGCTTGCCTACACGACGTTCGCGGTGGGCTTCGTGACCCGTCCGCTCGGCGGCGTGATCTTCGGTCACTTCGGCGACCGCATCGGCCGTAAGAGCATGCTTGTCCTCACGCTGATGATTATGGGCGTCGCGACCTTCCTGATCGGTCTGGTGCCGACCTACGCACAGATCGGCATCTGGGCGCCGATCGCCTTGCTGGTGCTGCGCGTTCTGCAGGGCATCGGCCTTGGCGGCGAGTGGGGCGGCGCGGTGCTGATGACATACGAATATGCTTCGCCGGAGAAGCGTGGTCTCTATGCGAGCTTGCCGCAGATCGGCCTGTCGATCGGCCTGTGTCTTGCGTCCGGCGTGGTGGCGTTGTTGTCCTACTCGTTGACCAACGAGCAGTTCCTCGCGTGGGGCTGGCGCGTTGCCTTCATCCTGAGCTTCGTGCTGGTGCTGGTTGGACTTTATATCCGCCTCAACATCATGGAGACTCCGGAGTTCGCCAAGATCAAGGAAAGCCGGAAGGAAGTGCAGATTCCTTTCGCCACCATGATCCAGGAATATCCGAAGGAGATCGTCGCGGGCATGGGCGCGCGTTACATCGACGGCGTGTTCTTCAACATCTTCGGTGTGTACTCGATTGCCTTCCTGACCTCGCAGCTCAAGATTCCGCGTACCGAGGCCCTGCTGGGCGTCTGCGCCGCGGCGTTGATCATGTGTGCGTTCATTCCGTACTTCGGCCATGTGTCGGATCGCGTGGGCCGCACCAAGACCTACGCCTGGGGCTCGCTGATTACCGGCCTCTCGGCTTTGCCGGCGTTCTATATCTGGATGACCCATCCGGACCAGGTCGTGTTCGTGTGGGCGGCGCTGATTGTTCCGTTCGGAATTCTCTATGCGTCGATCTACGGACCTGAAGCCGCGCTGTTCTGCGATCTGTTCGGACCGCAGGTGCGCTACACCGGCATCTCGTTCGTCTACCAGTTCTCCGGAATCTTCGCGAGCGGCCTTACGCCGATCATCGCGACCTATCTGGTGCAACGCTACGCGGGGAATGCGGGCTGGGCGATAGCCTGGTACTGCGTGTTTGCAGGTACGATCAGCGCGCTATCAGCGATATGGATTTCCCGCCTGGCGCGGAAGCGCATCGAGGCGGGTGGCACCGCTCCGGCGGCGCTGGTCGCGTAA
- a CDS encoding GMC family oxidoreductase: MVGTADQFDYIVVGAGSAGCVLANRLSADGRHKVLLLEAGPKDNYLWIHIPIGYGKTMFHKAYNWGYYTDPEPNMKDRRIYWPRGRGLGGSSSINGLIFIRGQREDYDHWAQLGNTGWDWNSVLPYFMKSEHNSRGANATHSDKGPLWSSDIGGKHELMEAIIRGASELGVPRTEDFNSGNQEGVGYYQLFTHNGLRISSAVAYLKPARNRANLRIETDAHTTGVILEGRRAVGVRYRQNGVEREARASREVILSAGALQSPQLLQLSGIGPASLLQKHGINVVHDLPGVGQNLQDHLQLRLMYKVSKPITTNDDLRTLFSQAKIGLQWLLTRTGPLGIGINQGGLFTKILPGSATPDIQFHFGTLSADMAGGKPHPWSGCTFSVCQLRPESRGTVEIKSTDPMEPPSMRPNYLEAETDRICAVESIKYARRLASTSALKPYLVEEYKPGADVRSDDEILDFAREYGATIFHPTGTCKMGSDSMAVTDDRLRVHGIGGLRVVDCSIMPTLVSGNTHAPAVMIAEKASDMILADSKESSIAA, encoded by the coding sequence ATGGTGGGAACGGCCGATCAGTTTGACTACATCGTTGTGGGGGCAGGCTCGGCTGGCTGCGTGCTAGCGAACCGGTTGAGCGCCGATGGCCGTCACAAGGTGTTGCTGCTGGAGGCAGGGCCGAAGGACAACTACCTGTGGATCCACATTCCCATCGGTTACGGGAAGACGATGTTCCACAAGGCCTACAACTGGGGCTACTACACCGATCCCGAACCCAACATGAAGGATCGCCGGATTTACTGGCCGCGCGGTCGCGGTCTCGGCGGTTCGAGCTCGATCAACGGGTTGATCTTCATTCGCGGTCAGCGTGAGGATTACGATCACTGGGCACAGCTCGGTAACACCGGCTGGGACTGGAACAGCGTCCTGCCTTATTTCATGAAGTCGGAGCACAACAGCCGCGGCGCAAACGCAACGCATAGCGACAAGGGGCCGTTGTGGTCGTCCGACATCGGCGGCAAGCACGAACTGATGGAAGCCATCATTCGCGGCGCAAGTGAACTTGGAGTGCCGCGCACCGAGGATTTCAACAGCGGGAATCAGGAAGGCGTCGGCTACTATCAGCTGTTCACGCATAACGGCTTGCGGATTTCGTCAGCGGTTGCCTATCTCAAACCCGCGCGCAACCGCGCCAATCTCCGCATCGAGACGGACGCACATACGACCGGCGTCATTCTCGAAGGCCGCCGCGCGGTCGGCGTGCGATATCGTCAGAACGGTGTCGAGCGGGAAGCGCGCGCGTCGCGTGAGGTGATCCTGTCGGCAGGCGCGCTGCAATCGCCGCAGCTCCTGCAGCTTTCGGGCATCGGGCCTGCGTCGCTTCTGCAGAAGCACGGCATCAACGTGGTGCATGATTTGCCGGGCGTTGGCCAGAATCTGCAGGACCATCTGCAACTGCGCCTGATGTACAAAGTTTCGAAGCCGATCACCACGAACGACGATCTGCGGACGCTGTTCAGCCAGGCCAAGATCGGGTTGCAGTGGCTGCTGACGCGCACCGGTCCGCTCGGCATCGGCATCAACCAGGGTGGTCTGTTCACGAAGATTCTGCCCGGCTCGGCAACGCCGGACATCCAGTTTCATTTCGGCACGCTGTCAGCCGACATGGCGGGCGGCAAGCCGCATCCGTGGTCGGGCTGCACGTTCTCGGTCTGCCAGTTGCGGCCCGAGTCGCGCGGGACGGTCGAGATCAAATCGACCGACCCGATGGAACCGCCGTCGATGCGGCCGAACTATCTCGAGGCCGAAACCGATCGCATTTGCGCGGTGGAATCGATCAAGTACGCACGCCGCCTTGCGTCGACCAGTGCGCTCAAGCCTTATCTCGTCGAGGAATACAAGCCCGGCGCGGATGTGCGCAGCGACGACGAGATTCTCGATTTCGCACGTGAATACGGTGCGACGATTTTCCATCCCACTGGCACCTGCAAGATGGGATCGGATTCGATGGCCGTGACGGATGACCGGCTTCGGGTCCACGGCATCGGAGGTCTGCGCGTGGTCGATTGTTCGATCATGCCAACCCTCGTTTCCGGCAATACGCATGCACCGGCCGTGATGATCGCGGAAAAGGCATCCGATATGATTCTAGCGGACTCGAAAGAAAGTTCGATCGCAGCTTAA
- a CDS encoding IclR family transcriptional regulator has translation MSTQTTTSVSERALLLLETIAQAKEPPTLNELMTAIRLPKATTHRFVALLERLGFVQRAADGRRYEVGSRLLALSLDGMRRSFDLAPRRVILSGLVKEIGETCNITMLDGERLIYLDRVESDWPLQFRLSVGSRVPLHCTASGKLFLSLAPAPLRKALFRTQPFQRYTARTLTTTEQLETELARIRQTGVGTDNEEFMEGMAATAVPIRDSRGRICATVAVHGPVTRLPLARALALVPALKKAAKALEQTLLFDNPSPASGSSANAADAPASVPQHAVHPAE, from the coding sequence ATGTCCACGCAAACGACGACCTCGGTTTCGGAACGAGCCCTGCTCCTGCTCGAAACCATCGCCCAAGCGAAAGAGCCGCCGACGCTCAACGAACTGATGACCGCGATCCGATTGCCGAAAGCGACGACGCACCGCTTCGTCGCGCTGCTTGAGCGACTTGGATTCGTTCAGCGCGCCGCGGATGGACGACGTTATGAGGTCGGTAGCCGCCTCCTCGCCCTCTCACTCGATGGTATGCGTCGCTCGTTCGATCTCGCGCCACGCCGCGTCATCCTCTCCGGGCTGGTGAAAGAGATCGGCGAGACCTGCAACATCACCATGCTCGATGGCGAGCGCCTGATTTATCTCGATCGCGTCGAATCCGATTGGCCGCTGCAATTCCGCCTCAGCGTCGGCTCACGCGTGCCTTTGCATTGCACGGCAAGCGGCAAGCTGTTTCTCAGCCTGGCGCCAGCGCCACTGCGCAAGGCGCTGTTCCGCACGCAGCCGTTCCAGCGCTACACCGCGCGAACCCTGACCACCACGGAACAACTCGAGACCGAACTCGCACGAATTCGCCAGACCGGTGTCGGCACCGACAATGAGGAGTTCATGGAAGGCATGGCGGCCACCGCCGTTCCGATCCGGGATTCGCGCGGACGGATCTGTGCCACCGTCGCGGTGCATGGTCCCGTCACGCGACTGCCGCTCGCACGTGCGCTCGCATTGGTGCCCGCCTTGAAGAAAGCTGCCAAGGCTCTCGAGCAGACTCTCCTGTTCGATAACCCCTCTCCTGCTTCCGGTTCGTCGGCCAACGCCGCAGATGCACCGGCTTCTGTCCCACAGCATGCGGTGCATCCTGCGGAATAA
- the metE gene encoding 5-methyltetrahydropteroyltriglutamate--homocysteine S-methyltransferase: MSNSSVTLAVATLGTPRIGPRRELKTALESFWAGKIDEKALLATAAELRAANWARQKARGVSVIPSNDFSLYDHVLDTSAMVGAIPEIYGWKGGNVSLATYFAMARGAEGSAETCAHGHVHHTGHGVPAQEMTKWFDTNYHYMVPEFSKGQIFALSSTKPIDEYKEAKALGHQTRPVLLGPVTFLKLGKSKDASLNPLSLLDGLLPVYIEVLKRLAAEGAEWVQIDEPCLVLDLDTAARDALGNAYATIAREVPDIKVMLNTYFGALGDNFDTAMALPVAGLHLDLIRAPEQLEAAIKKAKSDLVFSLGVIDGRNIWRANLPAILDRIEPVVAARGNDKVEISPSCSLLHVPIDLDVETGLDADVRSWLAFSLQKMSELSALGKALASGRASVVAELEASAAAAAARKTSPKVNNKVVAERLKAVTSDMAKRKSAFAARAKAQREKFKLPAFPTTTIGSFPQTSEVRKARAAHTKGALSDTDYNKFLREETERTVRWQEEVGLDVLVHGEFERNDMVQYFGEQLSGFVFTKNGWVQSYGSRCVRPPILFGDVSRPKPMTVEWWSYAQSLTERPMKGMLTGPVTILNWSFVRDDIPRSESCRQIALAIRDEVVDLEKAGATMIQIDEAALREGLPLRRSEWKTYLDWAVGSFRLCASGVKDETQIHTHMCYSEFNDIIDAIGAMDADVISIETSRSKMELLDAFKSYKYPNEIGPGVYDIHSPRVPEISEMTELLKLARNRLADEQLWINPDCGLKTRKWDEVRPALVNMVAAARELRAQA; this comes from the coding sequence ATGTCGAATTCGTCTGTCACTCTCGCTGTCGCCACGCTTGGTACGCCGCGCATCGGTCCGCGCCGCGAACTGAAAACCGCACTGGAAAGCTTCTGGGCGGGCAAGATCGATGAGAAAGCCTTGCTCGCAACTGCGGCCGAGTTGCGAGCTGCGAACTGGGCACGCCAGAAGGCGCGCGGGGTTAGCGTCATCCCGTCCAACGATTTCTCGTTGTACGATCATGTGCTCGACACCAGTGCGATGGTCGGTGCCATTCCGGAAATCTACGGCTGGAAGGGCGGCAACGTATCGCTCGCGACCTATTTTGCGATGGCGCGCGGCGCGGAAGGCAGCGCCGAGACCTGTGCGCACGGCCATGTGCATCACACCGGTCACGGCGTGCCCGCGCAGGAGATGACCAAGTGGTTCGACACCAACTATCACTACATGGTGCCTGAATTCAGCAAGGGGCAGATCTTCGCGCTGTCGTCCACCAAGCCGATCGACGAGTACAAGGAAGCCAAGGCGCTCGGCCATCAGACACGGCCGGTGCTGCTTGGCCCGGTCACGTTCCTCAAGCTCGGCAAGAGCAAGGATGCATCCCTCAATCCGCTGTCGCTGCTGGATGGACTGCTGCCGGTTTACATCGAGGTACTGAAGCGCCTCGCGGCCGAGGGCGCGGAGTGGGTGCAGATCGACGAACCATGCCTGGTGCTCGATCTCGACACGGCCGCGCGCGATGCGCTGGGGAATGCCTATGCCACGATCGCTCGCGAGGTGCCCGACATCAAGGTGATGCTCAACACCTATTTCGGTGCGCTCGGCGATAATTTCGACACCGCCATGGCACTGCCGGTCGCCGGTCTACATCTCGATCTGATCCGCGCGCCGGAACAGCTTGAGGCTGCGATCAAGAAGGCAAAGTCTGATCTGGTGTTCTCGCTCGGCGTCATCGACGGCCGCAACATCTGGCGTGCCAACCTGCCAGCGATCCTCGATCGCATCGAGCCGGTTGTCGCCGCGCGCGGCAACGATAAGGTCGAGATCTCGCCTTCGTGCTCGCTGCTGCATGTGCCGATCGATCTCGACGTGGAGACCGGGCTTGATGCCGACGTCCGAAGCTGGCTCGCCTTCTCGCTACAGAAGATGAGCGAACTGTCCGCGCTGGGCAAGGCGCTCGCATCCGGCCGCGCCAGTGTCGTCGCCGAACTCGAAGCGTCCGCTGCCGCAGCGGCCGCCCGCAAGACCTCGCCTAAGGTCAACAACAAGGTCGTCGCCGAGCGCCTCAAGGCGGTCACATCCGACATGGCGAAGCGCAAGAGCGCATTCGCGGCGCGGGCGAAAGCGCAGCGTGAGAAGTTCAAGCTGCCTGCCTTCCCGACCACGACTATCGGTTCGTTCCCGCAGACCAGCGAAGTTCGCAAGGCGCGCGCCGCCCACACCAAGGGTGCGCTGTCGGACACGGACTACAACAAGTTCCTGCGCGAAGAGACAGAGCGCACTGTCCGCTGGCAGGAAGAAGTCGGTCTCGACGTGCTGGTGCATGGCGAGTTCGAGCGCAACGACATGGTACAGTATTTCGGCGAGCAGCTTTCGGGCTTCGTCTTCACCAAGAACGGCTGGGTGCAAAGTTACGGTTCGCGCTGCGTGCGTCCGCCGATCCTGTTCGGGGATGTCTCGCGTCCCAAGCCGATGACGGTGGAGTGGTGGTCCTACGCGCAGTCGCTGACCGAGCGGCCAATGAAGGGCATGCTGACCGGCCCGGTCACCATCCTGAACTGGTCGTTCGTGCGCGACGATATTCCGCGCAGCGAATCCTGCCGCCAGATCGCGCTGGCGATTCGTGACGAGGTGGTCGACCTCGAGAAGGCTGGTGCGACGATGATCCAGATCGACGAGGCGGCGCTGCGCGAAGGCCTTCCATTGCGCCGCTCTGAATGGAAAACCTATCTCGACTGGGCGGTGGGCAGCTTCCGTCTCTGCGCCTCCGGCGTGAAGGACGAGACGCAGATCCACACGCACATGTGCTATTCGGAGTTCAACGACATCATCGATGCGATCGGCGCGATGGATGCCGACGTGATTTCGATCGAGACATCGCGCTCCAAGATGGAATTGCTCGACGCTTTCAAGAGCTACAAATATCCCAACGAAATCGGTCCGGGCGTCTACGACATTCATTCGCCACGCGTGCCTGAGATCAGTGAGATGACGGAGCTCCTGAAGCTCGCGCGCAATCGTCTTGCGGATGAGCAGCTCTGGATCAATCCCGATTGTGGGCTGAAGACCCGCAAATGGGATGAGGTGCGGCCTGCACTCGTGAACATGGTTGCGGCCGCGCGCGAGTTGAGGGCGCAGGCCTGA
- a CDS encoding epoxyqueuosine reductase QueH, translating into MNDFVRPILNPPGGQKKVLLHSCCAPCSGEVMEAMLASGVDYTIFFYNPNIHPEREYLLRKDENVRFAEKHGVGFIDADYDKDNWFARAKGMEWEPERGARCTMCFDMRFERTALYAHEHGFPVITSSLGISRWKNMAQINDCGKRAASKYDGIEYWDYNWRKGGGSARMIDISKREEFYQQEYCGCVYSLRDSNAHRRACGREPIELGVKFYGQDSTEGER; encoded by the coding sequence ATGAATGATTTTGTTCGACCGATCCTCAATCCACCGGGTGGGCAGAAGAAAGTTCTGCTGCATTCGTGCTGCGCGCCGTGCTCGGGCGAGGTGATGGAGGCGATGCTGGCCTCCGGCGTCGACTACACCATCTTCTTCTACAACCCGAACATCCATCCCGAGCGCGAATATCTGCTGCGCAAGGATGAGAACGTGCGCTTCGCCGAAAAGCACGGCGTCGGATTCATCGATGCCGATTACGACAAGGATAATTGGTTCGCGCGCGCCAAGGGCATGGAATGGGAGCCGGAGCGCGGCGCCCGCTGCACCATGTGCTTCGACATGCGCTTCGAGCGCACCGCGCTCTATGCGCACGAGCACGGCTTCCCCGTCATCACCAGTTCGCTCGGCATCTCGCGCTGGAAGAACATGGCGCAGATCAATGATTGCGGAAAGCGCGCGGCCTCGAAGTACGACGGCATCGAGTATTGGGATTACAACTGGCGCAAGGGCGGCGGTTCGGCGCGCATGATCGACATCAGCAAGCGCGAAGAATTCTACCAACAGGAATATTGCGGCTGCGTGTATTCGCTGCGCGATAGCAATGCCCACCGCCGGGCCTGCGGGCGAGAGCCGATCGAGCTCGGGGTGAAGTTCTATGGGCAGGATTCCACCGAGGGCGAGCGATAA
- a CDS encoding ribonucleoside-diphosphate reductase subunit alpha translates to MSLNLQTAKTEKVPLIQLSLDSLASSPSEPAMQIIRRNGTVSRFDPSKISIAMTKAFLAVEGHTAAASRRVHEAVEQLTHEVVATLTRRLGEGRTFHIEDVQDQVELALMRSEHHKVARAYVLYREERARERAADKATATTSNEPALQMTLANGTRVPLDLKRFELIIREACEGLDAVDPAPVLAEARRNLYDGISQDELALASIMAARTLVEQEPNYAYVSARLLLDKLRSEVLSFVHGTPSNASQSDMATRYAEYFPAYIKTGIESELLDPELGRFDLARLAAALKPERDLQFQFLGLQTLYDRYFLHVHGARIELPQAFFMRVAMGLAVREIDREARAIEFYNLLSSFDFMASTPTLFNSGTLRPQLSSCFLTTVADDLDGIFKAVKDNALLAKYSGGLGNDWTPVRGLGAHIKGTNGESQGVVPFLKVANDTAIAVNQGGKRKGAVCAYLETWHIDIEEFLDLRKNTGDDRRRTHDMNTANWVPDLFMQRVEADGEWTLFSPNETPDLHDLYGPAFKTAYEGYEAKAARGEIRVFKQVRATDLWRRMLTMLFETGHPWITFKDPCNLRSPQQHTGVVHSSNLCTEITLNTSADEVAVCNLGSINLLNHTTREGLDRDKLQRTITTAVRMLDNVIDINFYTIPEARRSNLKHRPVGMGLMGFQDALHVQRIPIASDAAVAFADESMEIISYHAISASVDLAVERGRYPSFDGSLWSQGILPIDSVAILSKARDGAPLNASATLDWSSLRERVRKDGMRNSNVMAIAPTATISNICGVAQSIEPSYQNLFVKSNMSGDFTVVNEHLVHDLKSRGLWDEVMVSDLKYFDGSVGQIDRVPDDLKALYATAFEIDTSWLIESAARRQKWIDQAQSLNLYIANPSGKKLDQLYRLAWQLGLKTTYYLRSRSATHVEKSTLKGTDGKLNAVSASGMLAHAPIIIPNATAPDLDGVHACSIDNPDCEACQ, encoded by the coding sequence ATGTCGCTGAACCTGCAAACTGCCAAAACTGAAAAAGTGCCGCTCATCCAATTGAGTCTCGATTCGCTGGCTTCGTCGCCGAGCGAACCGGCCATGCAGATCATACGACGCAACGGCACGGTGTCTCGCTTTGACCCGTCGAAGATTTCGATCGCGATGACCAAGGCGTTTCTTGCGGTAGAGGGACACACGGCGGCCGCATCGCGTCGTGTGCATGAGGCGGTCGAGCAACTGACGCACGAAGTTGTCGCCACCCTCACCCGCCGTCTCGGCGAAGGCCGCACCTTCCACATCGAGGATGTGCAAGATCAGGTCGAGCTCGCTTTGATGCGCAGCGAACACCACAAGGTCGCGCGCGCCTACGTGCTCTATCGCGAAGAGCGCGCCCGCGAGCGCGCCGCCGATAAAGCCACCGCGACCACGTCAAACGAGCCCGCGCTGCAGATGACGCTCGCGAACGGCACCCGCGTGCCGCTCGACCTCAAGCGCTTCGAACTCATCATTCGTGAAGCCTGCGAGGGACTCGACGCCGTCGATCCCGCACCGGTGCTCGCGGAAGCCCGCCGCAACCTCTATGACGGCATCAGCCAGGATGAGCTCGCGCTCGCCTCCATCATGGCGGCGCGCACACTGGTCGAACAGGAACCGAACTACGCCTATGTCAGCGCGCGTCTGTTGCTCGACAAGCTGCGCAGCGAGGTTCTGAGCTTCGTTCACGGCACGCCGAGCAACGCCTCTCAATCCGACATGGCGACGCGCTATGCCGAATATTTTCCGGCTTACATCAAGACCGGCATCGAATCCGAGCTGCTCGATCCGGAATTGGGCCGTTTCGATCTCGCCCGGTTGGCGGCCGCGCTGAAGCCCGAGCGCGACCTGCAATTTCAGTTCCTGGGGTTGCAGACGCTCTATGACCGTTACTTCCTACACGTGCATGGCGCGCGCATCGAGCTGCCGCAGGCGTTCTTCATGCGCGTCGCGATGGGCCTCGCCGTGCGCGAAATCGACCGCGAAGCGCGCGCGATCGAATTCTACAACCTGCTGTCGTCGTTCGACTTCATGGCCTCGACGCCGACGCTGTTCAATTCCGGTACGCTGCGCCCGCAACTCTCAAGCTGCTTCCTCACCACCGTCGCCGACGATCTCGACGGCATCTTCAAAGCGGTGAAGGACAATGCGTTGCTGGCGAAATATTCCGGCGGCCTCGGCAACGACTGGACGCCGGTGCGCGGCCTCGGCGCCCACATCAAGGGCACCAACGGCGAAAGCCAGGGCGTGGTCCCGTTCCTGAAGGTGGCCAATGACACCGCCATCGCCGTCAACCAGGGCGGCAAGCGCAAGGGCGCGGTGTGCGCCTACCTCGAGACATGGCACATCGACATCGAGGAATTCCTCGATCTGCGCAAAAACACCGGCGACGACCGCCGCCGCACTCACGACATGAACACCGCAAACTGGGTGCCCGACCTGTTCATGCAGCGCGTCGAAGCCGATGGCGAATGGACACTGTTCTCGCCGAACGAGACGCCGGACCTGCACGACCTTTACGGCCCGGCCTTCAAGACCGCTTATGAAGGTTACGAAGCGAAAGCCGCGCGCGGCGAAATCCGCGTCTTCAAACAAGTGCGCGCCACCGACCTGTGGCGGCGCATGCTGACCATGCTGTTCGAAACCGGCCATCCGTGGATCACCTTCAAGGACCCATGCAACCTGCGCTCGCCGCAGCAGCACACCGGCGTCGTGCATTCCTCGAACCTTTGCACCGAGATCACGCTCAACACCTCGGCGGATGAGGTCGCTGTGTGCAACCTCGGCTCGATCAACCTGCTCAATCACACCACGCGCGAGGGGCTCGACCGGGACAAGCTTCAGCGCACCATCACGACCGCAGTGCGGATGCTCGATAACGTCATCGACATTAATTTCTATACCATTCCCGAGGCGCGCCGCTCCAATCTGAAGCACCGCCCCGTCGGCATGGGCCTGATGGGTTTCCAGGATGCGCTGCATGTCCAGCGCATTCCGATTGCGTCCGACGCCGCTGTCGCCTTCGCCGACGAGAGCATGGAAATCATCAGCTATCACGCGATCTCGGCGTCGGTCGATCTCGCCGTTGAGCGCGGTCGCTATCCGTCCTTCGACGGTTCGCTGTGGTCGCAGGGTATCCTGCCGATCGACTCCGTCGCTATTCTTTCGAAGGCACGCGATGGCGCTCCACTGAACGCGTCCGCAACACTCGACTGGTCGAGCCTGCGCGAGCGCGTCCGCAAGGACGGCATGCGCAACTCCAACGTGATGGCGATCGCGCCGACGGCGACGATCTCCAACATCTGCGGCGTGGCGCAATCGATCGAGCCCTCCTATCAGAACCTGTTCGTCAAATCGAACATGTCGGGTGATTTCACCGTCGTGAATGAGCACCTCGTGCACGACCTCAAGTCACGCGGCTTGTGGGACGAAGTGATGGTGTCCGACCTGAAATATTTCGACGGCAGCGTCGGCCAGATCGACCGCGTGCCGGACGATCTAAAGGCACTGTATGCGACCGCGTTCGAAATCGACACCTCATGGCTGATCGAATCTGCTGCACGGCGGCAGAAGTGGATCGATCAGGCGCAATCGCTCAACCTCTACATCGCCAATCCGTCGGGCAAGAAACTCGACCAGCTCTATCGCCTCGCATGGCAGCTCGGCCTGAAGACCACCTATTACCTGCGCTCGCGCAGCGCCACGCATGTCGAGAAGTCGACCCTGAAGGGCACCGACGGCAAGCTCAACGCGGTGTCCGCATCGGGAATGCTGGCGCACGCGCCGATTATCATTCCGAACGCTACCGCGCCCGACCTTGATGGCGTCCATGCCTGTTCGATCGACAATCCCGACTGCGAAGCCTGCCAATAA
- a CDS encoding ribonucleotide-diphosphate reductase subunit beta — MLDWSDSTAAPSPAVVFNTEQPSEQTGLGEIDRSGGRVSVDEKRMINCRADVNQLLPLKYKWAWEKYLSGCNNHWMPTEVSMQADIALWKSRDGLTEDERRAIKRNLGFFAASESLVANNIVLAIYRHLTNPECRQYLLRQAFEEAVHTHTFQYIVESLGLDEGELFNMYREVPSITDKAAWALKHTQNLDNPDFKTGTVEADQSFLRDLVAFYVVFEGMWFYTGFAQILSLGRRNKMVGIAEQYQYILRDESIHLNFGIDVINQIKLENPHLWTKAFQEEVRGMIREAAELEAAYGRDTMPRGFLGLNAALCEQYMHFIANRRCAQIGLAPVFAETENPFPWMSEAMDLKKEKNFFETRVIEYQNGGALSWE; from the coding sequence ATGCTCGACTGGTCAGATTCCACAGCCGCACCTTCACCTGCCGTCGTGTTCAACACCGAGCAGCCCTCCGAGCAGACGGGTCTCGGTGAGATCGACCGCTCCGGCGGCCGCGTGTCCGTTGATGAAAAGCGGATGATCAACTGCCGCGCCGACGTCAATCAGCTGTTGCCGCTGAAATACAAATGGGCATGGGAGAAATATCTCTCGGGCTGCAACAATCACTGGATGCCGACCGAAGTCTCGATGCAGGCGGACATCGCGCTGTGGAAATCACGCGACGGCCTCACTGAGGACGAGCGTCGCGCGATCAAGCGCAACCTCGGCTTCTTCGCGGCATCCGAGAGCCTCGTCGCCAATAACATCGTGCTGGCGATCTACCGCCACCTCACCAATCCCGAATGCCGGCAGTATCTGCTCCGGCAGGCCTTCGAGGAAGCGGTGCATACGCACACCTTCCAGTATATCGTCGAAAGCCTCGGCCTCGATGAAGGTGAGTTGTTCAACATGTACCGCGAGGTGCCGTCGATCACCGACAAGGCGGCATGGGCGCTCAAGCACACCCAGAACCTCGACAACCCGGACTTCAAGACCGGCACCGTTGAAGCCGATCAATCGTTCCTGCGCGATCTCGTCGCCTTCTATGTGGTGTTCGAAGGCATGTGGTTCTATACCGGGTTCGCGCAGATTCTCTCGCTCGGCCGGCGCAACAAGATGGTCGGCATCGCCGAGCAGTATCAGTACATCCTGCGCGACGAGAGCATTCATCTCAATTTCGGCATCGACGTCATCAACCAGATCAAGCTTGAAAACCCGCATCTGTGGACCAAGGCGTTCCAGGAAGAGGTGCGCGGCATGATCCGTGAGGCTGCCGAGCTTGAAGCCGCTTACGGCCGGGACACGATGCCGCGCGGTTTTCTCGGGCTGAACGCAGCTCTGTGCGAACAGTACATGCACTTCATCGCCAATCGCCGCTGCGCGCAGATCGGCCTTGCGCCAGTGTTCGCGGAAACCGAGAATCCCTTCCCGTGGATGTCGGAAGCGATGGACTTGAAGAAGGAGAAGAACTTCTTCGAGACCCGCGTGATCGAATACCAGAACGGCGGCGCACTGAGCTGGGAATAG